One genomic window of Notamacropus eugenii isolate mMacEug1 chromosome 6, mMacEug1.pri_v2, whole genome shotgun sequence includes the following:
- the LOC140512277 gene encoding heterogeneous nuclear ribonucleoprotein A1-like, whose amino-acid sequence MTKKENDKDSQRPGAHLTVKKIFVGGIKEDTEEHYLRDYFEQYGKTEVIEIMTDQGSSKKRGFAFLTFDDHDSVDKIVIQKYRTVNGHNCEVRKALSKQEMATASSSQRGRSGSGIFGGGRRGGFGGNDNFGHGGNFSGRGGFGGSRGGGGYGGNGDGYNGFGNDGSNLGGGGSYNDFGNYNNQSSNFGPMKGGNFGGRSSGPYGRGQYFAKPCNQGGYGGSSSSSSYGNGRRF is encoded by the coding sequence atgacaaaaaaggaaaatgataaggaCTCTCAAAGGCCAGGAGCCCACTTAACTGTGAAAAAGATCTTTGTGGGTGGCATTAAGGAAGACACTGAGGAGCATTACTTACGAGACTATTTTGAACAATACGGAAAAACTGAAGTGATTGAAATCATGACTGACCAAGGCAGCAGCAAAAAGAGAGGGTTTGCTTTTCTAACTTTTGATGACCATGATTCTGTGGATAAGATTGTCATTCAAAAATACCGTACTGTGAATGGCCACAACTGTGAAGTAAGGAAAGCTTTGTCTAAGCAAGAAATGGCCACTGCTTCATCTAGTCAAAGAGGTCGAAGTGGTTCTGGGATCTTTGGTGGTGGCCGAAGAGGTGGCTTTGGTGGAAATGACAACTTTGGCCATGGTGGGAACTTCAGTGGTCGTGGTGGTTTTGGCGGCAGTCGTGGTGGTGGAGGATATGGTGGAAATGGAGATGGCTACAATGGATTTGGAAATGATGGAAGCAACTTGGGAGGTGGTGGAAGCTATAATGATTTTGGCAACTACAACAATCAGTCTTCAAACTTTGGTCCCATGAAGGGAGGGAACTTTGGAGGAAGGAGCTCAGGCCCTTATGGTAGAGGCCAATATTTTGCCAAACCATGTAACCAAGGTGGCTATGGTGGTTCCAGTAGTAGCAGTAGTTACGGCAATGGCAGACGATTTTAA